In the genome of Rhizobium sp. NXC24, one region contains:
- a CDS encoding AraC family transcriptional regulator: MSHSSNPHLTFKRGGSSFDGMIETLGTAFGEYKAALVSPVDDFQWRLDFSSCDYATVIKGFHQHEFEFQIQPTINAVQHLSIVLPRSGGMGVTYGSREATARHGKLLLYNNLEPESVVMYGRANLIDELLLDWNLILQTLDQTFETPFSGSLDLLPELEMSTSAGQMIGSLAETVIRGLRDPSVRSPIAMAHVTQALADLIVRLVPHKLSHLLDRKPYMIAPRHVRRAIEFMEANISQPIRMPMVAKAAGVSTRALQLGFRAFRETTPAAYLAMLRLRAARVDLLDPANGHTTREICLKWGFLHFGRFSAMYKANYGESPSHTRKRIRGMQPRSRRQQQTVGGN, from the coding sequence ATGTCGCATAGCAGCAACCCACATTTGACATTTAAGCGTGGTGGATCGTCATTTGATGGCATGATCGAAACACTCGGTACTGCTTTTGGCGAATATAAAGCCGCGCTTGTCAGCCCTGTAGATGATTTCCAATGGAGGCTGGATTTTTCGAGCTGCGACTATGCCACTGTGATCAAAGGTTTTCATCAACACGAGTTTGAGTTTCAGATTCAGCCTACCATCAACGCCGTGCAGCATTTGTCGATTGTGCTACCGCGTAGCGGAGGCATGGGAGTAACCTACGGCTCACGTGAAGCCACCGCTCGACACGGTAAGTTGCTCCTATATAACAATCTTGAGCCAGAGAGCGTCGTGATGTACGGCCGAGCAAACCTCATCGACGAACTTTTGCTCGACTGGAATTTGATTTTGCAGACGCTCGATCAAACCTTCGAGACGCCATTCAGTGGATCATTGGACCTTCTGCCGGAATTGGAAATGTCGACGTCGGCCGGTCAGATGATCGGCTCTCTTGCGGAGACCGTCATTCGTGGGTTGCGCGATCCTTCGGTTCGATCCCCAATCGCAATGGCACACGTCACGCAAGCTTTGGCCGACCTGATCGTGCGCCTTGTCCCGCACAAGCTTTCCCACCTGCTCGACAGGAAGCCCTACATGATAGCGCCCAGACATGTCCGGCGCGCGATTGAATTTATGGAAGCCAATATCAGCCAGCCGATCAGAATGCCGATGGTCGCGAAGGCTGCTGGGGTGTCGACCCGCGCATTGCAACTCGGCTTCCGTGCTTTCCGGGAGACCACGCCGGCCGCTTATTTGGCGATGCTTCGTTTGCGGGCGGCGCGGGTGGATTTACTTGATCCGGCGAACGGGCACACAACGAGAGAAATTTGCTTGAAATGGGGATTTCTTCACTTCGGACGGTTCTCGGCGATGTACAAGGCAAACTACGGTGAAAGTCCTTCTCATACGAGAAAGCGTATCAGAGGTATGCAGCCCCGCTCTCGCAGGCAACAACAAACTGTTGGGGGCAATTGA
- a CDS encoding NodA family N-acyltransferase, whose amino-acid sequence MHSQMRWRLCWESDLELADHVELAKFFRTTYGPTGAFNAKPFEGSRSWAGARPELRFIGYDAKGIAAHLGVLRRFIRVGTTELLVAELGLYGVRPDLEGLGIGHSMRVRPVLQDLGVSFGFGTVPPASRNHIDGFGHHGPVTLLSGIRVWSTLPEAHLDKPSTSIDQPLVLIVPAGRPLADWPAGTTITRNGAKL is encoded by the coding sequence ATGCACTCTCAAATGCGGTGGAGACTATGCTGGGAAAGCGATCTGGAGCTTGCCGATCATGTCGAACTCGCCAAATTCTTTCGGACGACCTATGGGCCAACCGGGGCCTTTAATGCAAAACCATTCGAGGGCAGTCGAAGCTGGGCCGGCGCGAGACCCGAGCTTCGCTTCATCGGCTATGACGCTAAGGGTATCGCCGCTCATCTGGGAGTGCTACGCCGCTTCATACGGGTTGGTACAACCGAACTGCTAGTGGCAGAGCTCGGACTATATGGCGTTCGTCCCGATCTTGAGGGGCTAGGGATCGGCCATTCAATGCGCGTTAGGCCCGTACTGCAGGATCTCGGTGTTTCATTCGGTTTCGGCACAGTCCCGCCCGCATCGCGCAATCATATTGACGGATTTGGGCATCACGGCCCGGTAACGCTCTTGTCGGGGATTCGTGTGTGGTCCACCCTCCCGGAGGCGCACCTCGACAAACCGTCCACGAGCATCGATCAACCGCTCGTCCTCATTGTACCAGCTGGACGGCCGCTGGCCGATTGGCCCGCTGGCACGACGATCACTCGAAATGGGGCGAAGCTATGA
- a CDS encoding NodA family N-acyltransferase produces the protein MHSQMRWRLCWESDLELADHVELAKFFRTTYGPTGAFNAKPFEGSRSWAGARPELRLIGYDADGIAAHLGVLRRFIKIDGIDLPVAELGLYGIRTDLERLGVSHSIRAMLPTLQDLAVPFAFGTVRPELQRHIERFGRYGPVTVFSHVRVRSTLQEPRLDKPPTRIDDALVVVLPIARSMSDWPSGSMIDRNGPEL, from the coding sequence ATGCACTCTCAAATGCGGTGGAGACTATGCTGGGAAAGCGATCTGGAGCTTGCCGATCATGTCGAACTCGCCAAATTCTTTCGGACGACCTATGGGCCAACCGGGGCCTTTAATGCAAAACCATTCGAGGGCAGTCGAAGCTGGGCCGGCGCGAGACCCGAGCTTCGCCTCATCGGTTATGACGCTGACGGGATCGCGGCTCATCTGGGAGTGCTACGTCGCTTCATTAAGATTGACGGAATCGACTTGCCGGTGGCTGAGTTGGGATTGTACGGGATACGCACCGATCTTGAAAGACTCGGAGTCAGCCACTCAATCCGAGCCATGCTTCCAACACTCCAGGATCTCGCCGTTCCGTTTGCGTTCGGCACGGTTCGACCGGAGTTGCAAAGACATATCGAGAGGTTCGGCCGTTACGGTCCTGTGACGGTTTTTTCGCACGTTCGCGTGCGCTCCACCTTACAAGAGCCGCGTCTCGATAAGCCGCCGACACGTATCGATGACGCACTTGTCGTCGTTCTGCCGATTGCACGATCAATGTCCGATTGGCCTTCTGGTTCGATGATCGATCGTAATGGACCGGAGCTATGA
- a CDS encoding acyltransferase family protein, whose amino-acid sequence MPREFRTDIQALRGLAVLLVVLYHARIGPFTAGYLGVDVFFVISGFLITKLVRTQLEQSCFSFSEFYYRRAKRLLPAAYIVIALTTVAAPFFLSDVGLQEFRNQVIGSLTFSSNIVLWFQVDYFGPAAETMPLLHFWSLSVEEQYYLLLPLFLALAPRRWWLIGIAAFLVASLALCFYLVARNPSAVFYLLPTRSWEMAIGSLGALLPTKPVVSAALVKLRFPALALLLLAPMGFAHPVVDAALICLATLTLLLAPTRDNLVVRGVARIGDISYSLYLIHWPVLVYVRAVWLAEPPALAIYAAIAFSLIGSWALYSFVEEPFRRGYVMSRLRLVSGLAAASVLLAFSPSVAIATTENKFDFATIRRINYGLARACDFKPGPPPLDIPKSCQTTTRPELLVWGDSFAMALVPGLAKTIGESGLAQLTMSGCFPAIGVAAVSKELASPFSRAFGRDCIDFNDRVLAVLKNRPEISTVAISSPFDTLVSNEFMVLKRSGETFTDTEVSQLITVEGIKALVDGVRALGKRVVVVAPPPVGNFDIGDCLERKARGSIMLGRYSDCKIDVSEYRRRRARTLELLNEVALTADVEVVSYYDFLCDGTTCKTEIDGKFLYRDSGHLSYEGSEIIARQTNLAERLIRGAR is encoded by the coding sequence ATGCCGCGTGAATTTCGAACTGATATCCAAGCGTTGCGTGGCTTGGCTGTTTTGCTGGTCGTCCTCTATCATGCACGTATTGGGCCGTTTACAGCTGGCTATCTTGGCGTTGACGTTTTTTTTGTAATTTCCGGCTTTTTGATCACCAAGCTAGTCCGGACGCAGCTTGAGCAATCGTGCTTCAGCTTTTCAGAGTTTTATTACCGACGTGCGAAGCGTCTGTTGCCGGCGGCCTACATCGTCATTGCGCTTACGACGGTCGCCGCGCCATTTTTTCTCTCGGACGTTGGGCTGCAGGAGTTCCGCAATCAGGTCATAGGGTCCCTCACATTTTCCAGTAACATCGTTCTTTGGTTCCAAGTGGACTATTTCGGGCCGGCCGCCGAAACGATGCCCCTCCTGCATTTCTGGTCGCTCTCCGTCGAAGAACAGTACTACCTGCTGCTGCCACTCTTTTTGGCTTTGGCGCCGAGGAGATGGTGGCTCATCGGAATAGCGGCGTTCCTTGTCGCTAGCCTGGCGCTATGTTTTTATCTGGTCGCCCGGAATCCATCTGCTGTGTTTTATCTTCTGCCGACCCGATCTTGGGAAATGGCCATTGGTTCACTTGGCGCATTGCTTCCCACGAAGCCTGTAGTGTCTGCCGCGCTTGTGAAGTTACGCTTCCCAGCACTCGCGCTTCTACTCCTTGCCCCGATGGGTTTCGCTCATCCAGTCGTGGATGCCGCTTTGATTTGCTTGGCAACTCTGACTCTCCTGCTTGCGCCCACCCGTGACAACTTGGTCGTGCGAGGCGTGGCGAGGATTGGTGACATCTCTTACTCGCTTTATTTGATCCACTGGCCCGTGCTTGTCTATGTCAGAGCTGTTTGGCTGGCGGAGCCTCCGGCGCTTGCGATCTATGCGGCCATTGCTTTCTCATTAATTGGAAGCTGGGCGCTTTACTCGTTCGTGGAGGAGCCATTCCGCCGGGGATATGTCATGTCTCGTCTCAGGCTGGTCTCAGGATTGGCGGCCGCATCGGTCCTCCTCGCCTTCTCGCCCTCTGTTGCCATTGCCACAACCGAGAACAAGTTTGATTTTGCCACCATCCGGCGGATCAACTACGGTCTCGCTAGAGCGTGTGATTTCAAACCGGGTCCGCCTCCTCTGGACATCCCCAAGAGCTGCCAGACCACAACCAGACCAGAATTGCTGGTCTGGGGCGATTCATTTGCCATGGCGCTGGTTCCCGGCTTAGCCAAGACAATCGGCGAAAGCGGACTAGCTCAGCTCACAATGAGTGGATGCTTCCCCGCCATCGGCGTTGCTGCGGTTTCGAAGGAGTTAGCCTCACCCTTTTCTCGTGCGTTCGGCAGGGATTGTATTGACTTCAATGACCGTGTTTTGGCCGTTTTGAAAAATCGGCCGGAGATCAGTACGGTGGCTATTTCAAGCCCATTCGATACGCTGGTATCGAATGAATTTATGGTGCTGAAGAGGAGCGGTGAGACTTTCACCGATACCGAGGTCTCGCAGTTGATAACCGTTGAGGGGATTAAGGCCCTCGTCGACGGTGTTCGCGCGTTGGGGAAGCGCGTGGTTGTGGTTGCTCCTCCGCCAGTCGGAAACTTCGACATTGGCGATTGCCTTGAGAGGAAGGCGAGGGGGAGCATTATGCTTGGGCGCTACAGCGACTGCAAAATAGACGTCAGTGAATACCGTCGCAGACGCGCCCGTACCCTCGAGCTATTAAACGAAGTGGCGCTGACGGCCGACGTAGAAGTCGTTTCCTACTACGACTTTCTCTGCGACGGCACAACATGCAAAACCGAAATTGACGGCAAATTCCTTTACCGAGATAGCGGCCACCTTTCCTATGAAGGATCTGAGATCATCGCTCGCCAGACCAATCTTGCTGAGAGGCTAATCAGGGGCGCTCGCTAG
- a CDS encoding acyl carrier protein — translation MPDQIADNVIAMIKKNAAAYGTDRDPSLSDDEVTTETELTSLGIDSITLADILWDLEQAYDIGIEFNTAEAWANLKSVGDLIEAVRALIAREA, via the coding sequence ATGCCAGATCAAATCGCAGATAACGTCATCGCCATGATCAAGAAGAACGCCGCTGCGTATGGCACCGACAGGGATCCCTCCTTGAGCGACGACGAAGTAACGACTGAGACTGAGCTGACCTCGCTCGGTATCGATTCGATAACACTGGCGGATATCCTTTGGGATCTAGAGCAAGCCTATGACATCGGTATCGAGTTTAACACCGCCGAAGCTTGGGCAAATCTTAAAAGTGTCGGCGATCTTATTGAAGCGGTTCGCGCTTTGATAGCAAGGGAGGCTTGA
- a CDS encoding beta-ketoacyl-[acyl-carrier-protein] synthase family protein — protein sequence MDRRVVITGIGGLCGLGTNHASIWEAMREGRSAIGPIANSELHELKGVIGAEIKTLPEHGLNSKQSNSMDRFSLLAVIAAREAARHAELSIDDGNTCRIGAAVGVGVCGWEAIEANYRALLLDGARRAAILTAPKVMPSAASAQVSMSLGLRGPVFGVTSACASANHAIASAVDQIRLGRADVMLAGGSDAPLVWGVLKSWEALRILAPDTCRPFSADRRGVVLGEGAAMAVLESYQHATRRGATILAEIAGAGLSADAFDIVAPAVEGPVAAMRACLSDAELNAEDVDYVNAHGTGTRANDQIETEAIKRVFRHHAHSMSVSSTKSVHAHCLGASSALEMIACVMALREGVVPPTANYREPDPACDLDFTPNVSRERKVHVALSNAFAMGGTNAVVAFKRV from the coding sequence ATGGACAGGCGCGTCGTTATCACCGGAATTGGGGGCCTGTGCGGGCTCGGAACCAATCACGCCTCCATCTGGGAAGCAATGCGCGAAGGGCGTTCAGCTATCGGCCCAATCGCCAATTCAGAACTTCACGAGTTGAAGGGCGTAATCGGCGCCGAGATCAAGACGCTACCGGAGCATGGCCTAAATTCGAAGCAGTCCAATTCGATGGACCGCTTCAGCTTGCTTGCCGTGATTGCTGCACGCGAAGCCGCAAGACATGCCGAACTCTCCATTGACGACGGAAACACCTGTCGCATCGGCGCGGCAGTAGGTGTCGGCGTCTGCGGATGGGAAGCGATCGAAGCAAACTATCGTGCTCTTCTTTTAGATGGCGCTCGCCGGGCTGCCATCCTTACTGCACCCAAGGTTATGCCAAGTGCTGCCTCCGCTCAGGTCAGCATGAGCCTTGGCTTGCGCGGTCCGGTTTTCGGCGTTACGTCCGCCTGTGCCTCGGCCAATCATGCCATCGCTTCGGCGGTGGATCAGATTAGACTTGGCCGCGCCGACGTCATGCTGGCCGGCGGCAGCGACGCCCCGCTCGTGTGGGGCGTGCTGAAGTCATGGGAAGCGCTGCGTATACTTGCACCCGATACCTGCCGACCCTTCTCCGCCGACAGAAGAGGCGTGGTATTAGGCGAGGGTGCGGCCATGGCGGTACTGGAAAGCTATCAGCATGCCACACGGCGCGGTGCCACAATTCTTGCCGAAATCGCCGGCGCTGGTCTTTCCGCCGATGCATTCGACATCGTTGCGCCTGCCGTAGAAGGGCCGGTGGCCGCGATGCGAGCCTGCCTTTCTGATGCTGAGTTGAATGCTGAGGACGTGGATTATGTAAATGCGCATGGCACTGGTACCAGAGCCAACGATCAGATCGAAACTGAAGCGATCAAACGCGTCTTCCGGCATCATGCCCATTCGATGTCTGTCTCTTCAACCAAATCCGTGCACGCACATTGCCTCGGCGCGTCGAGCGCGCTCGAGATGATCGCCTGTGTGATGGCTCTGCGCGAGGGCGTCGTGCCCCCCACAGCCAATTACCGCGAGCCGGATCCCGCTTGCGACCTCGACTTTACTCCCAATGTGTCGCGCGAGCGGAAGGTACACGTAGCGCTGAGCAACGCCTTCGCCATGGGTGGCACGAATGCCGTTGTGGCATTCAAGCGGGTATAA
- a CDS encoding amino acid permease, with translation MNVAPRNSVDSHRKEDVHLARHLSNRHLQLIAIGGAIGTGLFMGSGKTISLAGPSILLVYAIIGFMLFFVMRALGEILLSNLDYRSFADFAGDYLGPWAQFFTGWTYWLSWIVTGVADVVAVSSYVSFWLPDLALWIPALGLIFTLLALNLPTVRNFGEIEFWFALIKIVTILSLIVTGAYMLSTGFTLPDRSTASVSHLWLYGGFFPNGFHGFVAGFQIAVFAFAGIELVGMTAAETKDAARNLPKAINSIPVRVALFYLGALFVILTVIPWNQLDPNSSPFVAMFSLAGLGIAAHMVNFVVLTSATSSANSGIYSTSRMVYGLATLRLAPGLFGRLNRRKVPENALFFSCVFLLAGIGLLYSGDNVIEVFTIVTTVSAVLIIFIWSIILASYIQYRRKRPDLHEKSTFKLPGGRAAVAMVFSFFTFILWALAQKPDTAIALKVTPLWFVLLAIAYQIVKKARRSRLPVKGVNDPDQI, from the coding sequence ATGAATGTAGCACCACGGAACTCCGTAGATTCTCATCGAAAAGAGGATGTGCATCTTGCACGTCATCTTTCCAACCGGCACCTCCAGCTTATAGCCATCGGAGGCGCAATTGGAACCGGTCTTTTCATGGGATCGGGAAAGACCATTTCGCTCGCCGGGCCTTCGATCTTGCTGGTCTATGCGATCATTGGCTTCATGCTTTTCTTCGTCATGCGTGCGCTCGGAGAAATTCTGCTATCCAATCTGGACTATCGTTCGTTTGCGGATTTCGCCGGGGATTATCTCGGCCCCTGGGCGCAGTTTTTTACCGGCTGGACGTACTGGCTCTCCTGGATTGTGACCGGGGTGGCCGACGTCGTCGCCGTGTCCAGCTACGTGTCATTTTGGCTTCCAGATCTGGCGCTCTGGATACCGGCGCTTGGTCTCATATTCACGCTTCTCGCCCTTAACCTACCGACCGTACGCAATTTCGGTGAAATCGAATTCTGGTTTGCGCTCATCAAGATCGTCACCATTTTGTCGCTTATTGTTACCGGTGCTTACATGCTTTCCACAGGCTTCACACTGCCCGATCGAAGCACGGCATCCGTCTCGCATCTATGGCTGTATGGCGGCTTCTTTCCAAATGGCTTCCACGGCTTCGTTGCTGGTTTCCAAATTGCTGTGTTTGCCTTTGCAGGTATCGAACTCGTTGGAATGACCGCGGCAGAGACCAAAGACGCGGCCCGCAACCTGCCGAAGGCAATCAACTCGATTCCGGTCCGTGTGGCACTCTTTTATCTCGGTGCCCTGTTCGTCATCCTTACGGTCATCCCATGGAATCAACTCGATCCGAACTCGAGCCCGTTTGTCGCTATGTTTTCGCTTGCCGGCCTAGGTATTGCCGCCCATATGGTGAATTTCGTCGTGCTGACCTCGGCAACATCAAGTGCCAACTCAGGCATCTATTCGACATCGCGCATGGTCTACGGACTTGCGACCCTCCGGCTGGCGCCGGGCCTATTCGGCAGGTTAAACCGAAGGAAAGTGCCGGAAAATGCACTGTTCTTCTCGTGCGTCTTTCTGCTGGCGGGCATCGGACTGCTTTATTCCGGCGATAATGTCATCGAGGTTTTCACAATCGTCACGACCGTTTCTGCAGTGCTTATCATCTTTATTTGGTCGATCATCCTTGCATCTTACATTCAATATCGCCGCAAGCGGCCTGACTTGCACGAAAAATCCACCTTCAAACTGCCTGGCGGACGAGCGGCTGTCGCGATGGTCTTCAGTTTCTTCACCTTCATCCTGTGGGCCCTTGCGCAGAAGCCGGACACGGCTATCGCCTTGAAGGTTACGCCGCTGTGGTTCGTATTGCTCGCAATCGCCTACCAGATAGTTAAAAAGGCACGACGCTCACGATTGCCCGTCAAGGGCGTAAATGATCCCGATCAAATATGA
- a CDS encoding SulP family inorganic anion transporter, whose translation MTNNSFAFSRDFASSLVVFFVAIPLCLGIAVASGVPVAMGLISGIIGGIVVGLLAGSPLQVSGPAAGLAVIVFGFVEQYGVAMLGPVLIVAGLLQVIAAFLKIGSWFRAISPAVVHGMLAGIGILIILGQIHVLMGAKPAAGGIENVVAMERTFGHLWGGGLTSESVDLLVGLISLLAMIGWEKFGPKRLKLVPGALVGVAIGTTLTAALRLPIARVDVPASLATSISLPTVESFANMAQPGIVVTTLVIAVIASAESLLSSAAVDRMHDGASTRFNKELFAQGIGNGFCGLLGGLPITGVIVRSSANIQAGARTRASAVLHGVWILGLTVLLPQLLSMVPLTALAAILLVTGWRLISLHHVRDLFDHHGWAPVGIWIATVTMVVLQDLLVGVTLGLTLSIFEVLPYLRRKLAIDRMEDAETVHLTLGGVATCRDVPALLNTLESLPAGCTVRIASSDLHYVDHTCAETLRDWLKRQKNVGRTVDIQHPPAGRHPRLVPIFKRLTAETAEPTG comes from the coding sequence ATGACCAATAACAGCTTCGCTTTTTCACGCGATTTCGCCTCGTCGCTTGTCGTCTTTTTCGTTGCTATCCCGCTTTGCCTTGGAATTGCAGTTGCCTCTGGCGTTCCTGTTGCCATGGGCCTGATATCAGGCATCATCGGCGGCATTGTGGTGGGCTTGCTGGCGGGTTCGCCCCTGCAAGTATCGGGCCCTGCCGCTGGTCTGGCGGTCATCGTCTTCGGCTTTGTCGAACAATATGGAGTGGCCATGCTCGGGCCGGTCCTGATCGTTGCCGGGCTTTTGCAGGTCATTGCCGCCTTCCTGAAGATCGGATCATGGTTTCGGGCAATCTCGCCCGCTGTCGTTCACGGTATGCTAGCCGGTATCGGCATCCTGATCATTCTCGGACAAATACACGTTCTGATGGGGGCCAAACCGGCTGCGGGAGGCATTGAAAACGTCGTGGCGATGGAACGAACATTCGGCCATCTTTGGGGGGGCGGTTTGACGAGCGAATCCGTCGATCTGCTTGTAGGTCTGATTTCCTTGCTCGCGATGATCGGCTGGGAAAAATTCGGGCCCAAGCGGCTGAAGCTGGTCCCGGGTGCGCTGGTAGGCGTTGCCATCGGAACTACATTAACGGCTGCATTGCGGCTACCGATTGCCCGGGTCGACGTTCCAGCATCTCTAGCAACCAGCATTTCATTGCCGACGGTGGAAAGTTTCGCGAATATGGCTCAGCCTGGAATCGTCGTCACAACCCTGGTGATTGCGGTCATCGCCAGTGCGGAATCATTGCTGTCGTCTGCGGCTGTCGACCGAATGCATGACGGCGCCAGCACACGCTTCAACAAGGAACTTTTTGCACAAGGTATTGGCAATGGGTTCTGCGGACTGCTCGGTGGTCTACCGATCACTGGTGTTATCGTACGCTCCTCGGCAAATATCCAAGCCGGGGCGCGCACACGGGCATCGGCTGTGCTGCATGGCGTCTGGATTCTTGGCCTTACGGTGTTGCTGCCGCAATTGCTTTCCATGGTGCCGCTGACGGCCTTGGCCGCAATACTGCTCGTGACCGGCTGGCGGCTGATCAGCCTTCATCACGTGCGCGATCTCTTCGATCATCATGGCTGGGCTCCCGTGGGCATCTGGATTGCTACCGTTACCATGGTCGTACTGCAAGACTTGCTCGTTGGCGTTACACTAGGTTTGACGCTCTCGATTTTCGAGGTCCTTCCTTATCTGCGCCGCAAGCTTGCTATCGATCGAATGGAAGATGCTGAGACGGTTCATCTGACGCTTGGCGGCGTTGCGACTTGCAGGGATGTTCCAGCGCTCCTTAATACTTTGGAATCGCTTCCAGCTGGTTGCACAGTCCGGATCGCCAGCAGCGATTTGCACTATGTCGACCATACCTGCGCAGAGACCTTACGCGATTGGCTTAAGCGGCAGAAAAATGTAGGTCGCACGGTCGATATTCAGCATCCACCCGCCGGCCGTCATCCGCGGTTGGTGCCTATCTTCAAGCGATTGACCGCCGAGACCGCCGAACCGACAGGGTAA
- a CDS encoding carbonic anhydrase encodes MGDLLKGISNFRGAVFPNYQALYRKLAQEGQQPHALMISCADSRVLPETITQSGPGELFVCRNAGNIVPPFSTANGGVSSAIEYAVVALAVRDIIVCGHSDCGAMKGLCRPELLKSMPNVAAWLKHGYAAHSIVCQAYPADLSERQKVRAIAMENVIVQLDHLRTHPSVAAKLATNDITLHGWFFDIETGEVEVYDGSAARFTKICEDGPLPVAVTGRDRPQVVAAVAAE; translated from the coding sequence ATGGGTGATCTACTAAAAGGAATCTCGAATTTCCGCGGTGCCGTGTTCCCGAACTACCAGGCACTTTACCGCAAGCTCGCGCAAGAGGGTCAGCAGCCGCACGCCTTGATGATTTCGTGCGCCGACAGTCGAGTCCTGCCCGAAACCATTACCCAGTCAGGACCAGGTGAGCTGTTCGTATGCCGCAATGCCGGAAATATTGTTCCACCATTTTCGACCGCAAACGGTGGCGTTTCGTCAGCAATAGAATATGCCGTCGTAGCTCTCGCGGTTCGAGACATCATCGTTTGTGGCCATTCCGATTGTGGCGCGATGAAAGGGCTCTGCCGTCCCGAATTGCTAAAATCCATGCCGAACGTCGCCGCTTGGCTGAAACATGGATACGCTGCGCATTCGATCGTTTGCCAAGCCTATCCGGCCGACCTTTCCGAACGTCAAAAGGTCCGCGCTATCGCTATGGAGAACGTCATTGTTCAGCTTGACCACCTGCGCACACATCCTTCCGTCGCAGCCAAACTTGCGACCAATGACATAACGCTGCACGGGTGGTTTTTCGATATCGAAACGGGGGAGGTGGAGGTTTACGACGGGTCGGCCGCTCGCTTCACAAAGATATGCGAGGACGGGCCCTTACCGGTCGCCGTTACCGGTCGCGATCGGCCGCAAGTCGTAGCCGCAGTTGCAGCGGAGTAG
- a CDS encoding MFS transporter has translation MGQSWGKKDRASTEQSSIVSGVDTRILVLSIAVFITGLAENVFIGVLPAVAASLGVSESEASIVISVFSVTYAFFAPIAALISYRFNVKPTLVAAISIFAGSNVPVAITGSGLFLTAASRIITAMACAQISICAVSCAVQFASERHRARAIAAVYLGISGSLFLGVPLGVWITYLIGWRAVGLAMIGLSVVTVWLVIVRLPNVGSRSKRSLFGKLYLAHFRDRHQMMAQCVSILFIAGHFTLFSYLTSYAASKGFFGPHWEAFLYAVFGSSGMAGGVLAGILSDVAGRRLALVASPAIYLATTLLLCMSESSIFFFASLSMWGCASWSISPIVQSYIADLGRSPGDIIIGANVTAMHMGVAGGAVVGGRLMANYDVSVLPIGAAGLATMALATAILSVRSSH, from the coding sequence ATGGGGCAGAGCTGGGGGAAAAAAGACCGCGCGAGCACCGAGCAATCCAGCATAGTTAGCGGGGTGGATACTCGAATTCTCGTACTTTCTATCGCTGTGTTTATCACAGGATTGGCGGAAAACGTTTTCATCGGGGTGCTGCCGGCTGTAGCCGCCAGCCTTGGAGTAAGCGAGTCAGAAGCAAGTATCGTCATTTCAGTGTTCTCGGTCACCTACGCCTTCTTTGCACCGATAGCTGCGCTGATTTCCTATCGCTTCAATGTAAAACCGACGCTCGTCGCAGCTATATCGATCTTTGCAGGGAGCAATGTGCCGGTTGCCATCACTGGATCTGGGCTGTTCCTAACAGCCGCCTCGAGGATCATCACGGCTATGGCTTGCGCGCAAATATCGATTTGCGCCGTCAGTTGTGCAGTTCAGTTCGCCTCGGAAAGACACCGAGCTCGTGCTATAGCCGCCGTGTACCTTGGAATAAGCGGCTCGCTTTTTTTGGGGGTGCCTCTGGGCGTGTGGATCACTTATCTAATTGGTTGGCGCGCCGTAGGCCTTGCGATGATTGGGCTATCCGTGGTCACTGTATGGCTTGTGATCGTTCGGCTACCGAATGTCGGGTCGAGGAGCAAGCGCTCGCTTTTTGGCAAGCTGTATTTAGCTCATTTCCGAGATCGCCATCAGATGATGGCGCAGTGTGTTTCCATTTTGTTCATTGCAGGTCATTTCACCCTCTTCAGTTATTTGACTTCTTACGCCGCGAGCAAGGGGTTCTTCGGGCCCCACTGGGAGGCATTTCTTTACGCCGTTTTCGGGTCGTCGGGCATGGCGGGGGGCGTGCTGGCCGGTATTCTTTCTGATGTCGCAGGTCGTCGGCTCGCGCTGGTCGCCAGCCCTGCAATCTATCTCGCCACAACGTTGCTGCTATGCATGTCAGAAAGCAGCATCTTTTTTTTCGCGAGCCTGTCAATGTGGGGATGCGCGAGCTGGTCGATTTCGCCGATCGTCCAAAGCTATATTGCGGATCTCGGCCGAAGCCCTGGCGACATTATAATCGGTGCGAATGTCACCGCAATGCACATGGGCGTTGCCGGCGGTGCCGTAGTCGGCGGCAGGCTTATGGCAAATTATGACGTGTCGGTGCTGCCGATCGGAGCGGCCGGCTTGGCTACAATGGCTTTGGCCACGGCCATCTTGTCGGTCAGAAGCTCGCATTGA